A window of Flavobacterium psychrophilum genomic DNA:
TATCTTCGGTATAAATTTTACCTTCTTTCAATCGGGCAATAAGTTCATCGGCAGTTAGGTCAATATTTACTACCTCATCAGCAGCTTTAAGTACGCTATCGGGTATACGCTCTTTAACCTCAACACCTGTAATTTCTTTTACATCATCGTTAAGGCTTTCAATATGCTGAATGTTTACAGCGCTAATTACGTTAATACCGGCATCAAGTATTTCTAAAACATCCTGCCAGCGTTTCTCGTTTTTGCTACCTTCAATATTGGTGTGAGCAAGCTCGTCTACAATAACCACTTCCGGGCGCAGGTTGATTATGGCCTGTAGGTCCATCTCTTCCAGATGCTTTCCTTTATAAAAAAGAGACCTTTTGGGTACTATGGGTAAACCGTCTAAAAGCTCATGGGTTTCCTTACGATTATGTGTCTCAATAAAACCTACTTTTACATCGATGCCGTTACGTAGCAGTGAATGTGCTTCCTGTAGCATACGAAAAGTTTTGCCTACACCGGCACTCATACCGATGTAGACTTTAAACTTACCTCTTCTTGACTTTTGTATAAGGTCAAGAAAGTGTTTCACATTATTTTCTTTTTCGCTATCCACACTTATAGCCTGAAGTTAACTGCAAGGGTAATCCTGTTTTCGCTCTTTTTTAAATCGGCTGCCCAAGGTGTAGAACCTGTAGGTCCGTTCGTCCATCCGCTTGCCGATGTAGTTCCGCCTGAACCTGTAAAATAAGGCACGCTAGAATTTCTGTAGCCGTATTCTATTCTAAAGGTTACAAAGTCGCTTGGCATAATATCAAAGGTAGTTGTAAACTGAAATATTTTCAGTTTATCACCATTGGCAATAGCCTCGTCATAGTTATTAGGTATATCGCCTGCAGCCGCAGGGGTAAAGGCAAGGTAAGGAGATACATTCACACCATTTACGACCGATTGGTTTGTCATATAATCGCCTCTTAAAGTTAGCGCCATTTTGTTATTGCTAAACCAGATACGGTTGGCAAGTGATGTACCTACCATAAAGTTGTCTTTCGCTTTTACGATATCGCCTTCTTCATTGTTACTCTGAAAACCGTAATGTGAGTTAAGGCTGAAAGCCGCCTGCGTAATGCCTTTAGATTGAGGATCGTAAAAATAACGGCCTACGATACTGTTGTCATGGTGAAAACGAAGCCTTTTAGACTGATTACCTTCTGTATCCGGGTTTTGAGTGTCACGGCCTAGATAGAAGTTAGCTACTAACTGAAGGTTTTCTGTAGGGCGGTAGTAGGTTGAACTTCCTAAGCCAGGACCTTTACTAAAGCTATTGTAGCTCTGCCATCCGTTAAGCAGCCATATTTCCTGTTTCAGGTTTTTTGCTGGATACATTTGTACACGTGCACCTGTAAAATAGAAAGGTGTAAAGTCACATAGCATACTTCTCTGGTAACTCCAGTTTTCCTGCGTTACGTAACTCTCAAGGCCAATATAACTCATAAAGATACCCATCTCTACGTTTATACCATGCCAAACATCAAAATGATAACCTGCTGCTGCCTCACGAATATATTTCAGGTTATTGATGTTAGTATTACGACCCCTGAATACAGAACCATCAACGTCATTAACCACAGATGCCATTTGTCCGTACTGAAGCCATAGCCTTCCTATAATGTTTTTGTAATTGGTTTCTATACCAATACTTGCAAGGTTAAGTGTAAACTCATTATGGCGTCCCATAGTAGCCGAAATGGTTTGGGTATTATCGGTAGGGTTGGCAAAATTATAGTTATAATAAGTGTCAAGGTAGGTTACCCCGGTAAGTATAGTTTCGCCATCTTTGTCTTTAAGGGTAAGTGGAAAATTTTTCTGTCTGTTCTGTCCGTTGATCCAGGTGAGATCCATACCATCAAAAGGTATTTTAGATGTAGTTATGGTGTCCTGCGCCCTTAAGCCCATCACCGCAATAAAAAGCAATACAATTGTGCTAATTGTTTTCATGAGAAATATTTAATTTGTTTAAATGTGTTTGTGTTCTGGAAGATAGTATGACTAATCTTTAGCCAATTTGTCTAAAGCAATATTGAGTTTTAGTACATTGATCTTTTTAGGGCCGAATAACCCCAAAAGTGGTTTATCGGTGTTATTTTCAACAAGAGTTTCCAGTTCGGTCACTTTCAGATTACGTGCTTTGGCAATTCGTTTTATCTGAAGTTTTGCTGAAAGTACAGATATATGAGGGTCTAACCCGCTGGCACTTGCTGTAACCATTTCCACAGGAATATCTTTCGTTCTAATATCCGGATTTTGAGCGAGGATAAGATCAATACGTTTTTGTACATCGGCAAGATATTCGGGGCTAGAAGGCCCTTTGTTACTACCACCGGAACCGGCGGCATTGTATGCCACCGCCGATGGCCTCGCATTAAAATAACCTTCGCTTTTAAATTGCTGTCCTATGTTGGCATAGTAGGTTTTTCCTTTGTCAGCTACTATTTCGCCCCTGCCGCGATTGGGCATTACCTGTGCAATGCCGTATACAACCGACGTATATACTCCCGAGAAGCAAATAATGCAAATAAGGGTAAGTTTCAGGGATTGTAAAAATGTTTTTTTCATGATATAAGTTTTTAGATAAAAAATGCAACAGCTATATCTATAAGTTTAATTCCAATAAAGGGTACAATAACTCCGCCTAAGCCATAGATAAATAAGTTACGCCTAAGCAATGCCGATGCTCCTATAGGTTTATATGCAACACCTTTCAGCGCAAGCGGAATAAGGAACGGTATTATAACCGCATTAAAAATTACCGCTGATAGTATAGCGCTCTCCGGACTATGCAATTGCATAATGTTTAATCCCTGCAATGCTGGAATAGCAGCAATGAATAAAGCCGGAATAATGGCAAAATATTTAGCAACATCGTTAGCAATACTAAAGGTGGTAAGTGTGCCACGTGTCATTAATAGTTGTTTTCCTATTTCTACGATCTCAATAAGTTTGGTAGGGTCGTTATCAAGGTCTACCATATTACCGGCTTCTTTAGCTGCCTGTGTTCCGCTGTTCATTGCTACGCCTACATCTGCCTGGGCAAGGGCAGGGGCATCGTTGGTACCGTCACCCATCATGGCTACCAGTTTGCCTTTTGCCTGCTCATCTTTTATGTAGTTCATTTTATCCTCAGGTTTCGCCTCGGCGATAAAATCATCTACCCCTGCCTTCTCTGCAATAAATTTTGCTGTAAGTGGGTTATCTCCTGTAACCATTACTGTTTTTACACCCATTTTACGAAGCCTTTCAAAACGCTCCTGTATTCCGGTTTTAATAATGTCCTGAAGTTCTATTACCCCAAGTACTTTTTCGTTTTCGGTCACAACCAGTGGCGTTCCACCTTTGCCTGATATCTTAGCTACTTTACTGGCTACCATTTCAGGAAAATGATTTCCATTTTTTTCTACCAACTGGCGCATAGCATCCGAAGCCCCTTTGCGTATCCTTCTATCCTCTATATCTACACCGGAACTTCTTGTTTCGGCAGTGAATTTTATAAAGACAGAATTTTTGACTTTAAAGCTTGGATCAACCCCGGCCAACTCTATAATGCTTTTCCCTTCAGGTGTTTCATCCGCCAGTGAGCTTAATACGGCAGCCTCTATAAAGCGTTTTTCGGTAATGCCATCGGCAGCATAAAAATGAGTTGCTTTACGGTTACCAATAGTTATGGTCCCTGTTTTGTCAAGTAGCAATACATCTATATCACCGGCGGTTTCTACGGCTTTACCAGATTTGGTAATTACGTTTGCACGTAAAGCCCTGTCCATACCAGCTATACCAATCGCCGAAAGCAGTCCGCCTATAGTTGTAGGTATAAGGCATACAAAAAGTGAAATAAATGCCGCAATAGTAATTGGCGCATGGGCAAAATCTGCAAAAGGTTTTAATGTAACACACACGATAATGAAAACTAATGTAAAACCTGCAAGTAGTATGGTCAGGGCTATTTCGTTGGGAGTTTTTTGCCTGCTGGCCCCCTCAACAAGTGCAATCATTTTATCAAGGAAACTTTCGCCCGGGCTGGTAGTAACCTGAACTTTTATTTTATCAGAAAGTACTTTTGTACCACCTGTAACAGAGCTTTTGTCGCCGCCTGCCTCACGAATAACCGGAGCACTTTCACCTGTAATGGCACTTTCATCTATAGTAGCAAGGCCTTCTATAATTTCTCCATCGGTAGGGATAATATCGCCTGCTTCGCAAATAAATACGTCACCTTTAACAAGGGTAGAAGAGGGCACAACGTTTATTTCGTCTACATATACCTCTCCAATTGGAAATATCTTTTTGGCGGGGGTTTCTTCACGCGTTTTTCTAAGGCTATCGGCTTGTGCCTTACCGCGTGCCTCGGCTATAGCTTCAGCAAAATTGGCAAACAACAGGGTAAAAAGCAGTACAAGAAATACCACGAAGTTATAAGCAAAACTTCCCTGTCCCTGTTCACCGTTAAGTATCCACAGACATACGCAAAGCATTACCGCAGTACCTATCTCTACTGTAAACATAATAGGGTTACGCGACAGGCTCTTTGGATTAAGTTTCACAAAAGACTGCTTTAATGCTTCCATTACAAGTTCTTTCTGAAACAATGATTTATTGGTTTTCATACATTAATTATTAAGTAAGAGAAAAGTATTCGGCTATTGGTCCAAGTGCCAGGGCAGGAAAAAAGGACAATGCAGCGATAATAAATATTACGGCAAATACCATAAGCCCAAATGTTGAGGTATCCGTTTTAAGTGTGCCTGAGCTTTCCGGTACATGTTTTTTCCCGGCAAGTATTCCTGCAATAGCAATAGGTCCGATAATAGGGAGGAAGCGTGACAGTAATAGCACTATGCCTGTTGTTATATTCCACCACGGGTTATTATCACCAAGGCCTTCAAAACCGCTACCGTTATTGGCTGCCGATGAGGTAAACTCATACAGTATCTCACTAAAGCCGTGGAAACCTGGATTATTAAGGGTGCTTGCTCCATATTCTGAAAAGGCAGTACTAAGTGCAGTACCGGAAAGTATCAGTAATGTGTGAAGCAAAGCTATAATCATGGCAATCTTCATTTCGCGGGCTTCAATCTTTTTACCCAAAAATTCCGGTGTCCGCCCCACCATCAGTCCGCTTATAAAGACTGCCAGTATAATAAATATGTAGAAGTTAAGTAAGCCTACACCACATCCTCCATAGAAGCAGTTTACCATCATGGCAAGCAATTGGGTTAAACCCGATATCGGCATGGCACTATCGTGCATAGAGTTTACAGATCCTGTAGATATAACCGTGGTAGCTATGCTCCAGTAGCCGGAAGCCGCAGCGCCAAACCGTGTCTCTTTACCTTCGGTAGCTCCTCCCGAAGTATCAATTCCCATCTGGCTTAGCGCGGGATTCCCATTCATTTCGGCCATAACTGTTGGTACTGTGAGCAGTAAGAAGCCAACTGTCATTACGCCAAATATCATTAATGCCAGTTTTTTTCTGTTGAGGTAAAATCCAAGGGCAAATATCATGGCAAACGGCACGATCATTTGTGCGGTCATTTCTATAATATTTGTAAAGTAGTTTGGATTTTCTAAAGGATGCGAAGAGTTAGCTCCGAAGAAACCGCCACCATTCGTACCTATATGTTTTATTGCAGTAAAAGAAGCTACCGGTCCTGTTGAAACCTGAACAGTTTCGCCTTCAAGTGTAACCATGTTTTGCTTTCCTTCAAAAGTCATAGGAGTGCCGTTCAGCATAAGCAATGCAGCAGTTATTATTGATAAAGGCAATAGTATACGTGTACACGATTTAATAAAGTACACATAAAAGTTACCAAGCTTTTCGGTAGTGCGCTCTTTAAGCGCATTAAATAGTATTGCTCCGGCTGCCAACCCTGTACCAGCCGATACAAACTGCAGGAACATCAGGAACAATTGCGACAGGTAACTTACGCCCGTTTCGCCTGAATAATGCTGGAGGTTGCAGTTCACTACAAATGATATCGAGGTGTTAAAGGCCAGGTCAGGACTCATATTCGGATTAGAATCCGGATTGAGAGGTAGCCATCCCTGGCACATCAGCACGATCATCCCCAGAATAAACCATATAAAATTGAGGGACAGTAAAATTTTAAGATGTCTTTTCCATCCCATTTCCTCTGTCTCGTCTATTCCGCTTCCGCGGAAAAACAGTTTTTCAAGAGGATTAAAAATGGGATCAAGGAAAGTTTTGCTGCCCTGGTAAACGCGGGCAATATATTTCCCGAACGGAATTGCCAGTACCAGTGTAAGGACGAACATTAGTATAATACCTAAGATTTCGGTGTTCATAACTTAGTGTGTGGATTGTGAGGTTAAAATTTCTCGGGTTTTATTAGTACATAACAGATGTACACAAAAACAAAAACAGCGAGTATAAAGAGTGCAATCATGGTGTTTAGATTTTATCAAAAAAGTCTATCGATTTAAAACATATGGCAAAAAGTGCGATGCCTGATGCCACGAGGATGGTGGTAAGTATCATAAATAATCTGATTATACCCCAGAGGCATTAACTTGTGAGATGTATTCTTTTCTAAGCGATTGCGGAAATAAGTTTGCTATACTGCAATTGTGCA
This region includes:
- a CDS encoding histidine kinase, which gives rise to MDSEKENNVKHFLDLIQKSRRGKFKVYIGMSAGVGKTFRMLQEAHSLLRNGIDVKVGFIETHNRKETHELLDGLPIVPKRSLFYKGKHLEEMDLQAIINLRPEVVIVDELAHTNIEGSKNEKRWQDVLEILDAGINVISAVNIQHIESLNDDVKEITGVEVKERIPDSVLKAADEVVNIDLTADELIARLKEGKIYTEDKIASALKNFFKPEHILQLRELALKEVASQVERKVETEIAGGSSFKHERFLACIGSNHKTARTVIRKTARLANYYNSKWFVLYVQTPNESADRIPLDRQRHLINNFKLATELGAEVIKIENSHVTTTITQQAEILKATTICIGKPRLTLLKVILSTNIFNKLLNKLSSSDIDLIILS
- a CDS encoding potassium-transporting ATPase subunit C (one of the components of the high-affinity ATP-driven potassium transport (or KDP)system, which catalyzes the hydrolysis of ATP coupled with the exchange of hydrogen and potassium ions; the C subunit may be involved in assembly of the KDP complex); its protein translation is MKKTFLQSLKLTLICIICFSGVYTSVVYGIAQVMPNRGRGEIVADKGKTYYANIGQQFKSEGYFNARPSAVAYNAAGSGGSNKGPSSPEYLADVQKRIDLILAQNPDIRTKDIPVEMVTASASGLDPHISVLSAKLQIKRIAKARNLKVTELETLVENNTDKPLLGLFGPKKINVLKLNIALDKLAKD
- a CDS encoding potassium transporter KtrB, whose protein sequence is MKTNKSLFQKELVMEALKQSFVKLNPKSLSRNPIMFTVEIGTAVMLCVCLWILNGEQGQGSFAYNFVVFLVLLFTLLFANFAEAIAEARGKAQADSLRKTREETPAKKIFPIGEVYVDEINVVPSSTLVKGDVFICEAGDIIPTDGEIIEGLATIDESAITGESAPVIREAGGDKSSVTGGTKVLSDKIKVQVTTSPGESFLDKMIALVEGASRQKTPNEIALTILLAGFTLVFIIVCVTLKPFADFAHAPITIAAFISLFVCLIPTTIGGLLSAIGIAGMDRALRANVITKSGKAVETAGDIDVLLLDKTGTITIGNRKATHFYAADGITEKRFIEAAVLSSLADETPEGKSIIELAGVDPSFKVKNSVFIKFTAETRSSGVDIEDRRIRKGASDAMRQLVEKNGNHFPEMVASKVAKISGKGGTPLVVTENEKVLGVIELQDIIKTGIQERFERLRKMGVKTVMVTGDNPLTAKFIAEKAGVDDFIAEAKPEDKMNYIKDEQAKGKLVAMMGDGTNDAPALAQADVGVAMNSGTQAAKEAGNMVDLDNDPTKLIEIVEIGKQLLMTRGTLTTFSIANDVAKYFAIIPALFIAAIPALQGLNIMQLHSPESAILSAVIFNAVIIPFLIPLALKGVAYKPIGASALLRRNLFIYGLGGVIVPFIGIKLIDIAVAFFI
- a CDS encoding potassium ABC transporter ATPase, which produces MNTEILGIILMFVLTLVLAIPFGKYIARVYQGSKTFLDPIFNPLEKLFFRGSGIDETEEMGWKRHLKILLSLNFIWFILGMIVLMCQGWLPLNPDSNPNMSPDLAFNTSISFVVNCNLQHYSGETGVSYLSQLFLMFLQFVSAGTGLAAGAILFNALKERTTEKLGNFYVYFIKSCTRILLPLSIITAALLMLNGTPMTFEGKQNMVTLEGETVQVSTGPVASFTAIKHIGTNGGGFFGANSSHPLENPNYFTNIIEMTAQMIVPFAMIFALGFYLNRKKLALMIFGVMTVGFLLLTVPTVMAEMNGNPALSQMGIDTSGGATEGKETRFGAAASGYWSIATTVISTGSVNSMHDSAMPISGLTQLLAMMVNCFYGGCGVGLLNFYIFIILAVFISGLMVGRTPEFLGKKIEAREMKIAMIIALLHTLLILSGTALSTAFSEYGASTLNNPGFHGFSEILYEFTSSAANNGSGFEGLGDNNPWWNITTGIVLLLSRFLPIIGPIAIAGILAGKKHVPESSGTLKTDTSTFGLMVFAVIFIIAALSFFPALALGPIAEYFSLT